The window AGGGTATTTAATAGGAAAAGATTTGCCCCTCCTAAACCAAAATGTGACCCCAGCAATGATTCCCAGCCTTGTGCCTCTGGGGGTAACCCCTCAGGCATTTCGGGTCTTTCTCCCCAGCAAGGGGCCCAGGTCTTGGGAATTTCCCCTGAGCCAGCAGCCACTGTCCCAACTCCCCCTGCCCGGCGGAAGCACAAGACCCAGGAGAGCCCTTCCCAGAAACCGAAAGCCCACAGGACCCCTTGTGAGGTAAGGGTGACATGACAGCTTTTTTGAGAGTCTGACTTCATGGAAAATGTTTCCAAAGCAGTCTGGCAGCCAGAGTGCTTGGGGTTATTTAtggaaggggagtggggaggagacgCAGTACTAGGCAGGGCCAGGGGACATCTGCTGCAACCCCACACCCAGGCCCATCACCTAATTTCAGATCTACAGGGCTGGCAAACCTGTCTTTAGCTGCCTGAGCCCATTTGCTCAGAGTATACGGAAAAATCTCTTCCTCTGGTGTCCTAGCATCTGAGGAGGAGGTCCACTGTGACCAGGGGAAGTTTTTAAAGCCTTCAGGTGCTAGAGGGGCTTTCCATGGGGAATTGAAAGCTTAGTTCACCCCAGGGACAGAGGGATCGACAGAACCTGTGGCTACATCTGTTCCTGACCATCTTCTCTGCTCTGCCTGTCTATTTTGGTCATGTAATCGGTGTTTCCAGGAGCTGCTGGGCTCCGAGGGAGCCTTGTGGCTATCCCTGTGATCCTATCCAATGTGAAGGCACATCCCTCTGACAGCCGAGGAGGCAGCAGGGTTGTGGAACCAGTGGAGATGAACTACAGGGGATAGACTAGGCAGATCTGTTTCACTAGGCAGGATCCCTCCATGCTCCAAGAATCTCCTTATAACCCTCAAAGGACTTGAAAATTAgcatcagctaggtggcacagcagatagagtcaAGGAGATCTGAGTTTGGATCCCAattcagacacctattagctatgGCTTAAtctcttggactcagtttcatcatctctaaaatggagataataagagccaCCTCAaagtgttgtaaggatcaaatgacataatagagttaaaatgctttgcagactttaaatctctctctctctctctctctctctctctgtctctctctctctctctctctctctctctctctctctctctctctctctctatatatatatatatatatatatatatatatatatatatatatatatatgccagctCTCCCCAGGCTGCCCATAACCTTTCCTCTCTCTTAATACTAACCCTTGGATTAAATCTGTGGTTACTCCAACTCCCAGGTTAGCTAGTACTCTAGCAAGGGATGGTTCAGTGGAGGAGTTGGGGTATATTGGGTCTCTCTGGGATTTCCTTCATCTTACCTTCCCCCTTGAGAGAACACAAAAGCATCTGAAAAGCTCTACTGAAAGGGGCAGTGCTACAGGACAAGAGgctcaagtcacttagcctgtgagcctcagtttcctcatctggaaattggGGGAAATAGTGTCAGtagcacctcccttccagggttgtcATGGGGCTcaagtgagagagtgagagtaaagggctttgaaaatttttaaagcacCACATTAATATCAGGGATAAGGATAAAGACTTCTTTATAGTTACTGGGTTTGGGGTTAGATGCGCAAACTGAGTTCCAATTTTGATTCtgccatttactctttttttttttcaacaaacatttattttattttttccagttacatataagggtagttttcaacattcattttcataagatttagagttccaaatttttctccctccctccctttcctcctccctccacaagatcacaaccaggttatatatgtacaatccacaagtgtttttttttttaatcagttctttctatgggggtggatagtaagcttcctcattagttccttgggattgtcttggatcattgaattgctgagagtagttaagtcattcacaattgctcattgaacaatactgctgtcactatgcacaatgtcctcccagctctgctcatttcactatatattgatgttcattagtctttccaggtttttctgggatcatcctgtttgtcatttcctgtagcacaagaccattccactacaatcatatagcacagctttttccatcattcctcaattgatggacattcccttgattctcaattcttagccttcacaaagagttgctataaatattttttgtacaattttcccccttttctctttttcatgattactattgttaactgtttcccttccatcctattcccttccccatgatatttattctattatccattttctttcatcctatcactcttcaaaagggatttgcttctgtctgtcccctcccccactctgcccttccttcttttgcccctctctctttatcccctttccctcctattttcttgcagggttagagagattactctacccaattgagtgtgtacattattccttctttgagccaattctaatgagattgaggtctttgagccaattctgatgagtgttaggatcatttactgcccagattaaatagattactccacccaattgggtgtgtgtgttagtccctccttgaggcaactctgatgagtttaaggtctttgaggcttttctgaggagtgtaaaattcatttactgccctgctcttctcccatctcttcccccactccataagcctttttcctgtttctttcatgtaggtttttacctctgtccttccccctcccccagtgcattctcctcacccctcaattgaactctaaagatgtcattatggggcagctaggtgacacagtggaaaaagcatcacccctggacccagggggataccagccaaaacccagcctcagacacaagatagtcacccactgtacgaccccaggtatgtccctcaactccaatttttttatagctctctagggtcttgtatttgaaagtcaaatttgccattcagttcaggtcttttcattaagaatacctgaaagtcctctttttcattaaagtcacattttttcctttgaaagattattctgagttttgctgggtaggtgattcttggttgtaatcccaattcctttgccctctggaatatcattttccatgccctccagtcctttaatgtagaagctgctagatcttgtgctatcctgactggggctccacagtacttgaattctttctttttggcagcttgcaatattttctccttgacctgagagctctggaatttggctataatattcctaggagttttccttttgggatctctttctggaggtgattggtggattcttcccatttttattttaccttcttcttctagaatttcagggcaattttccctgagaatatcttggaagatgatgtccaagctctttccttgatcatggttttcaggtagaccaataattttcaaattatctctcctggacctattttccaggtcagcaggttttcccagaagatatttcacattgccctctatttttttattcatttggatttgctttattgtgtcttggtttctcataaagtcactggctttcatttgttcaatcctcattcttaggcaattattttcatcagagagcttttccatttggcttttcaagctgttgacttttttctcatgtctttcctgcatcaccttcatttctctttccattttttcttctacctctctaactttatcttcaaagtcctttttgagcacctctatggcctgagaccaatttatatttttcttggaagctttagatataggggccctggtgttgacattttcctctgagggtgcaccttggtcttccttgttactgaagaaactttctatggtcctcacctttccctgtctgctcatcttgcctttcttttacttgacttttaggtccttaaagtggggcactgtttccaggctgcagtatcccaagcttgagaagtcccaggtggtatgatttaaggaggatcaggttcttcacttgcctggcctgttccctggtccatacatgaccccagaccaacttgctaatcaaccagctttgtgtgttgtggttgttagctccaatgagcctgtgcttctccccgacctgggccactgctactcaggcctaccttctggttctcagcaggggtgtagaatccaagttctgcctcagcaccagcatagacccctatagtctcccccctgcccagggctcagtcctctcaccagactgtgagcttagttccagatgacactggcgcttcagctgattcagaggctctgggggtctgcttctctggtgaggccttcctgggactggatctctgtcagggtgactgtggggttgggcttgactcctttattagcacaacagctccctcctgctgacctttcaagctgttcttggttagaagatgatttcagcacattcttctgtgagttttgctgctccaggcattttcctatggtgttatttggatgttttttttgatcaattgtgtcatgagttcaagagcctGCCATTTActctttgtgtgaccttaggcaaatgatCTGACTtgtttgggtttcagtttcctgatctgtaaaataaggaagtcagaactgatgacctctgaggtgtcttttctctttaaatctaTGAGACACATAAGATCTTCCATTGTGTTCTCCATAAAGGCAAAGAGTGGTCCTGTTACAATAAAGGCCCAGACTTCTGACTTTAGGGACTAGAGATAATCATTTGTATATCGATCAACAGGTATTTTTTGGACACTGACTAGGTACCCAGCCCTTCAGGAAGACAAAGGAGGAAGACAGGGCCCTATCTTTGAGGACCTCACAGGCTTGTTAGGGAGACAGATGGACACTCATGTGACAGGAATAGGAAAATTTAGGGCCCAGCTGGGTGATACTGATAGGATGTCAGCAGGGAGGAATTCAATAAAGGGAGAGAGATCAGGGTGAGCGTCCTTGAAGAAATTGCCAGACCCAATCAGGAGCTTCCTGTAGCCCCCTATTGCTGTTATCATTTAGATTTTAGTTTTCCAGGGAACAAAGAGGTTAGGAAGAAGAGGGCAGCCATATCAGGAGACCCAGAGTCAGGGAGAAGTGTGGCTCCTGATAAGTCTGGGTGGGGGAGTGGAGAGGTGGGGGATGGGCAAAGGTCTTCTTAAGGAAGGAGAGCTGGGGTTTGTGGATCAGAAGCAGTCAGCAAGTTGGGAAGGGCTTTGATAAAGAGATGGGCTCCTGAGTTTCTGGTAACACAAGGTAACATACAAGGTGAAGCATCTAAGATCTGTACCCCACTGCTACATTACTTGGAAGGAATTGACCCATTCGGAACACTGCCTGGCTTTtgtcttgccttctcaagagaaGGGTAGTGTTAGTGTGACCTGCTGAGGACGAGGGGCCCCAGAGGGGACAGGATCCAGGACTTCACATCATTAGGAGGAGCTGATGGATATATGGAAGATGGAGAAGCAGGCTTAGGGAAACCTTTGCAGGAAGCAGTTTTATTTAGATACAGTCAGCCTGGGAGAATAGGATGCTCTAAAACTGTCCTTGaaactttcctcctctcctcctggcTCTTTTCTCAGCCCAACAAAGACCATCAATCCAGGGCTGTAGACTCAGCCCAAGTATGCAGACAGAAATCTGATGCCTTAGAATTGAATGAGGTACCAGGCTTTGCCCCTGACCAAATCCTTCCTATCTAGCCCCAATTCCTAGTGGGAAACTCAGTATGATAGCGCATGAAACAGATGGGAAGGCTCCCGTACTACTGCCCTGGTAAGGATAGAGCAAGGCCCGAGCAAGGTTGTTGCAGCTCAGTCTTGCTGCAGAGAAATCTCAGAACAGGCACAATAGGCACAGAAGATAGCAGGGGCCtgtgtggtttagtggaaagaacactgaatctgGGGTcatgggagacctgggttctaatccagaCTGACATTGGCTAGTCATGtcccactgtaaaatggggataatagtagctaTGGTATCTGCTTTACTGAGAAGCTGTGTGATCTGGTGGATAAAGAAATCACCTTGGAtctagaaagacctgagttcaaatcccaattctgataTGTCCcagctctgggaccctgggcaagtcccaactTCCCAgtactctaggcaattctctaagagagaaggggcagacctacattggtagagggaattccctcATACCAATGTtctctatgccagtgaaatcaccaCTCTGGTCCCTATTGCTGTTTATCTCCTAGTATCAATTGGGGATCGAGTGACATAATGCATGTAAATAGCTTTGCAAACTTCAACAACCCAAATATATTATGTCTTCCTCTTTCTGTGTTCTCAGGCCCCGGAGACGCAGGTGGCCCGAGCACCTGCCCCATCTGCTGACCGTAGATCTGCTGCAGAGGGTCTCAACCACAATGTTGAAGGAAAACAGGGGAGCAGTGAGCCCATGGATGTGGAGATGTGGGAGGAGGCGAGGACGCAGACGGGAAGAAGGACGCCGATGGATGTTAGTGCCCAGATGGAGAGCACACAGGAAGATGTGAGGACACAAGGGAATGTGAAGCAACAGGTTGTTGGGAGAATGCCTATGGAAAGCACAGAGACAGATGGGAGGACACAGGTGGGCACAGTAACACAGCCAGAGTGGGAGAGTGGCCACAATCAGCAGCCTACAGCCCCTGACTCCTACACTGCAGAGGTTCCTCAGAGACGTAGTAGCTTCAGGAGGCCGCCCATGGAATCTTCCCATCCTTCACTGCTGAGACCTGAGGAGACACAGGGTCCAGCCCTCAGGAATGCGCAAGGGAGCATGCAGAGCCTTACAGCCCCTCTTGGTCCAGAAGCTGGTGGGAGGCCCGTGGACAGAGAGGAAAGCAGAGGACCAGGGGAACCAGTCCCTAGTGAAATGGACAAGGTGCCCAGGCCCACTGAGGAGCCTGAGATCTCTATGGAAGAGTCTAGCCCCATGGCAGAGGTGACCTCGGGCCTCAGCTCAGGCTCCCATCCAACTTCTCCCAGAAGCACCAAAGCCCCCAGCATTCCTAGACTAAAGGCAGTCTCCCTCCCAAAGAAGAACAGGCAGGAAGAGCAAGTTGAAGGAGGGCATGCCGGGGTGGCTGTGATGCCCCATCCAGAAGCAGCCCAGGCTGTGGGGTGCTCTGATCCAGAGGCGCAGCCTCCCTGTGAAGCCTCGCCCAGAGTGGGGACACCCAACCCTGGTCATTGTGCAGAGACCGAGGCTGTGGTGAGTAGAGGCGGTGTTGTCGGTGCACAGGGGGAGTCTGAACCTGAGGTTCCAGGAGCTGAGCTGAGGGCCCCCAGCCCTGTGGCGCCTGACAGTGCCCTCATTGATTCCTTGAAGAATTATTTACTCCTTCTTTTGAAGCTGTCCAGTGCAGAGACAGACCGAAGTGAAACTGAAGCCAGGGGGAGACCAGAGGGCCAGCAGCCCCCTGCGGGGGGACCGGGGCCCCCAGACACTCTGGCGCCAACAGTGGAGATCGCTGGCTTGAGCCCCCGCACATCTCGGAAGATTCTCGAGCGAGTGGAGAACAACCACCTCATTCAGAGTGCGCAGAGCTTGCAACTGAGCCCCTGTACCTCCCGTCGGCTCACTGGCCTCCTTGACCAGGAGGTGCAGTCTGGTCACAAGGCCCTGGCAGCCGGGAAGCCACTGAGAAGAAACCCCAGTCCACTGACTGTCCCTACTATTGTAGTGGGGGAGGAGACCCAGGTGCCAGCTCCAGAGAACAGTGACAAGGGGGCcactgaggagagcagagtgggggaGTCCCTTTGGGTCAGTGGGGATCAAGGGTCCCTCAGGATGGGCAAGAATAAGAGAGAGGAGCCCTGCAGGGATGCTGAGCTCTCAGGAGATAATGGGGGGGGTCTCCCAGGTGCAACCCCAGAGGAGCTGGCCTTAGGAGCTCGGAGGAAGAGATTTCTCCCAAAGGCCAAAGTGTCTGGAGACGGGGAAGCACCTGCTCCTGAAGACAGGGAAAGCCCTACAGTGTCACCCCGTGGGTCCAGGAAGAGCCTGGCCCCTGGATCCCCACTGATTCCTCCGAAGGAGAGACATTCCCCTTCCCAGAACAGAAAGATGCTCGAGGTGCCTCGTTCAGATGACGACTCTGCAGACCCGGGCTCTGGGCCCAAGGGCAGTGGGCCAGACTCGGAGTTGGCCTCCGAAGATGGCAAGCAGGATGAGATGGCCAAGCCCAGAAAAAGCAAAGACCTTTTCAAGGGTGAGAGCTTGTTGGGGAAGAGAGGGTAGAAGGTTcatgggagagaaggaaagctGTCTTAGGATATGGGGCCTTGCTTTCCATGTGCAGACATGGCTACTGCCTCCTTGCTACCTCatgcagtgaaaagagcacttcCAAGAGGCTTGTTTTAGGGGCAGTTGGTTAAAGGGAGCCCAGTCTTTGCTTAGGGGCCTGGAATGTAAATTTATGCACCTATTCTTGCCTCTTCTAGAGGGAAGCCCCGTTTTCTTAGTTGCCTGCCCCCTTGCTTTGGCCCCTCTTTACACCCTGGTCTGCGGACTGTTTGCCCCAAGAAAAGACATTTGGAAACAGTAGTTAAAACCTGTTGCAGACAGGTTTGTGGTCAGGGTGGATCAGGGctcttgaaatcaggaaggctgTAGCGCTCTTAATGCCAGTCTGTTGCCTAGGAACcattctgctttttctctatgcCAGGGCTCAGTCTGTCCCCTCAGGCCTCACTTGGGATTCAATTAAATAGCAATTCAATTTTACAGACACTTGTTAAGGGACTCCTCCAGGCAACATGCTGTGCTTGGGGAGGgtagatacaaagtttagataaggtAAAtaccctgatttttaaaatagtttatagtctaataggggaacAGTGGcacacacaggtagtaatagTGTAAAATAATATGTAGAAAATGCCTAATGAGGATATAAAGTGCTATGTGAGGTTGGGGCGTGGGCAGATGAAGGCCATCACAGACTGGAGGATCAGGAGGAGAACCAGTGAAAAGAATGGTGACTCTGGAgtcttgggtttaaatcccatgACTGATGCATACTACCTGCATCACCTTGGGCAAGACAGTTAACCTCCATGGATCTtggtttccccatgtgtaaaatgagagattggatAAAATGGCCTATccattttcttccagttctaatccTGTGATCCCGTGCATCAGGCTTTAGAGCGCGGAACGAACAGGTAGAGAGCGAGAACAAATGGACATTTCAGGGAGAGCCTAGATCAGTAGCACAGAGGTGGCCTGGCCCTGTAATTCTTCACCTTTTGGACTCTTCCCCCAAGTACCAGCTTCCACCGCTTCATCAAGATGGCAGCCCACAGAGTGAATCACTTACAGGGGGCGCCAGAGAGAATCCTTGGCAGGGTTATGCTAGGGTGAAGCCAGACATTCTGATTTCCCACTCTCCACATGTCCCCGCATAGCAGAGTTAAATCTTTGAACTCAGGCgtcctgattccaaatccggAGCTGCCCTGGGAAGGTCTTGGGGAAGATCTGATTCTCCCGAGAAGGGGAAGGGCTTTCACCAGATTCATATGGTTCCATTTCCCTATCAGCCCCCCAGGTGATCCGGAAGATCCGAGTGGAACAGTTTCCCGATGCTTCAGGAAGCCTGAAGCTGTGGTGTCAGTTCTTCAACATCCTTGGTGACTCGGTATTGACCTGGGCCAAAGACCAGCTCCCTGTGGCTGAGGTAGAGCGGAGGTAAGGGGCCTGGCTGCCTTGGCCAGAGCTCGCTGCTTTCAGAGTCTGTGTTTGCCCCATCTAGCCGGCCTGAGAGCTGAGGACTCGGGAATAATATGCTGGAGTCTCTACTATCCCTGGACCTCACTGGGAAGCCGACTCTGGTTTTGTGATAAACACCTTGTGTTGtctgcttttcctcctccttttggtCAGTAAGAGTGCTGGTGGGCCCTTGTGAGCCCCAGGCTCCTCAGTCCCGGTCACACTCCCAGGCTTCtggattctgttttttgtttgtagtGCGGGAGATGAGGGGCCGGCGGCCTTAGCCATTGTACAGGCTTCACCTCGGGACTGTGGTGTGTACCAGTGTACCATCCGGAATGAGCATGGCACCGATTCTACTAATTTCTGTCTCAGCCCTGAGGGTGAGTGAGGAACTTGTCTAGCCCCTGTCCACCACCCTGGGACCCGTGATGCACCATGTCTCTGTCTGCTAAAGCTCTTAGTCACATTCTCCTAACAGAGGCACTGCTGATGGGAAACAGAAGTTGACTCAGCCAACAAATCACTTAGCAAAGCATATTTACTATGTGCTTATTGTGCACCTGCTATTGTGCTGAGCATTGTAGATAccaagcaataaaacaaaacaaaacccaacccaacaACCTCAAACAAACACAACAGTCTGTGTTCTCAAGGAGagtatattctaatagaggagataacAGGTAAGTATCTAGGTACATACAGGACATATACAGAGTATATGAAGGTGATGTGAGACCCAGAGGAAGCCAAGGAGACtaaaagattgggggagggggagagacagggatgtgtgtgtggggggggtcggGTTGAGTAGACCTTTCCAGCCTCAAGCAAAGGTATGGAGAAGGTGATGGAATAATTGTATTCAAGGATTcccaaggaggccagtgtctccTCATCATAGagtgaagaggaaaaagatacccagattatgaagagctttaaatgccaagcagaggaatttatatttgatcttggaggttcTTGggaagtggagaacatttttcccaATCCAGACAGGGGACTCCAGAGCACAGTTTCCTCACCATCTTCCCTTTTCTCATTCAGTGTTGTCGGGATTCATCTCCAGAGAAGAAGTAGAAGGTAGAGTGTGCCCCTTGGGAAATAGCTGATGGGGCTTCGTACCCATCCCAGCTGTCTACGGGGATGCCACCTGCACGGGTTTGGAATTTCTGTTCTAATTTGGAATCTCTTCCCCCATGAGCACCAACCCCTTTCCGTGTAGCCTAGATAGTTTTCCCCTGAGGGGTATGGGAGGGAGAGGTTGAGGAGAACTAGCCTAGAAGGGGTTCATTCTGTCATGCCCCCTGGGTCTCTCTTGTGAGTCTGTGATCTGTCCTTTGCTGGGGATCCAAGAGGAATTAATTCAATGGGATGGGCCCGGCCCTGCAAGCCATTTCTTAAAAAGTAGCTAAGTGCTGCCACTCCCCTCACTGGGGCGTGAGGAAGGCATGCAGCAGGTTGGGACCTTGAGCCTACAAGAGGATGGACAGGCATAGTTTCAAGATCACTTCACCTGGCTCTACTCAGCCAAGCCTCCTCCCATCCCTGGGATGTGACTCTCTGAGGGTTGTGCCTAGGGGACCCCGTCCCACATTTCTCCCATCCTCATCCAGTTGGAGAAGAGATTGAGATGACACCCATGGTATTTGCCAAGGGCCTTGCCGACTCTGGCTGCTGGGGGGACAAGCTCTTTGGGCGACTGGTGAGTGGAGAACTCCGAGGAAGCGGGCGTGGCCGTGGCCTTCGCAAGGCCTCCCAAGCCAAAGTTATCTATGGATTGGAGCCCATCTTCGAGTCGGGCCGAACTTGCGTGATCAAGGTCCCCAACCTGCTTGTGTTTGGGTCCAGCAGTGAGAACTCTCTTCTGGGGAGGAATTATGATGTCACCATCCAGGTACTCAGCCCCTTTGTTGTCATTTCTCAGTCCTAGGTCCTTAactcctcctctccccattccccagCCTATCTTTCCCTTGAATCTGGGAGCTGCATAGGAAGGCTATGCTCCTGAGAAGAAATAGGGGAGCAGTCTCAGCTTTTTGGGGAGGCATCCAAAGGTTTTTAGAAGTTGGGAAAAGTCATTGATGCCTAACATCTCAGAGGTGGTGGGGGAGCTTGGAAATTCGTGCTGTCTAGTCCCCTGCCCGATGTGGGAGTCTGCCAAAGATGGTGATCCACGTCATTGAGATCTACCTCCCTCTGCCTGACATCTTTCTTAGGGCTCTGGAGCTGGGCAAGTTCATCTCCAGGGCTTTGGTTACTTTTCTCCCTCTAGGGATGTAAAATCCAAAACATGAGCCGAGAGTACTGCAAGATCTTTGCCGCCGAGGCCCGAGCCGTCCCTGGCTTTGGGGAGGTTCCTGAGTAagttctccccttctctctctgcccctgGTTTTCTAGGATGCTCCTGAGGTCTAGGGACATTCATTTCCTTCTTAGCATTAGGCAGGTGTCTGTATGATCTCATGGGGGCAGAGTGCCCATAGGAAAAGAGCCAAGCACACGGTTAGTTCTGTACAAGGCATTGTCTTGCACACACTCATTGTAGAGCCCAAGTATGTACACTTACATTCTCACATGTGATTCTGGCCTTGATTTTTCCCTtagtcccttcccccttccccctgctCCCATTACTCCTTGGCTCCGGATATCCCTCTTCAATTGACAGGCTGAAAAATTTAGGCATGGCAAGGGGAAGGGGCTTTGAAAGGCTAAAAGGTTAAGGGTGAGAAGCGGGGGGGGGGCCTTGTGCTCCAGCCTCAAGTGCCATCTCACAAATGCCCAATGGTTTCTTCTGCTTTGGCTGTTGTCATACTGGGGATTTCTTCCTGGACGCCAGACTTAGTGCTTGGTCCCCTGGTGCTTGGGTTTTAGATAGTCTGACTCGAGCTCAAGGTAGTGAGGTTCTGCCCGGCACTGAGTTACATTCTGACCCAGTCCAGGATCTCTTCCACCTAGCCTATCACTTTCCTGTCTCAGTCCCTCACTGTAGTAACTGTATGTGACCCCAGGAAGGCCCCAGGTCTCCCAATCCAGACTCTAATGAGATAAGTACCAAAGAAATTCCTCATCCAGGTGGTTTGGGTGACTGGAGGTGACTGGGTGTGCCCATCATTACCCCCATCTCTATCTTTAAATTGCTGGGAACCCtccagcaataacaataataacaacagaatTTATCGAacgctttataaacattatctcattttatcatcacaacaaccctggggaggaGATaattttattatccctatttcacagatgaataaactgagacaaatggaaatcaagtgacttgcccagggtcacatagctagtaattgtccaaggctg is drawn from Dromiciops gliroides isolate mDroGli1 chromosome 2, mDroGli1.pri, whole genome shotgun sequence and contains these coding sequences:
- the ALPK3 gene encoding alpha-protein kinase 3 isoform X1; the encoded protein is MGSHRPPSRVWSSGLRGGVGADGEDDGPVWTPSPASRNYLLNVRPEISLSSNRYSHPSSGRSTFCSIIAQLTEETQPLFETTLKSRAVSADCDAKFTCIVTGYPEPEVTWYKDDEELDRYCGLPKYEISQQGNRHTLQLYKCQEEDAAIYQASARNAKGIVSCSGVLEVGTMTEYKIHQRWFAKLKRKAEAKMREIEQSRKYGKEMVSEADTMRKLSPDRFQRKRRLSGAREQGPSASCKDLEDGAPEPEFKGETNEPPWSPANGLANSFSGSEVTTNGDATLESGEESGDGFLSYICEAVELISQRPPTKESVAKKKKKEEGPGHKGLRIGEQKPEGERTSENHIPTAAKSDSSRTRGHKEVEKTRLAQRESSPKTTKLDGAERTLESTSPAAQEARSSGKIGVKTDQGPKAPTQDSNVYFSLKDMYLENTQPTATEERPQPRTGSPQGGIPLGALPGMEKGGEKLPPGQPAPPSAQQPPRVFNRKRFAPPKPKCDPSNDSQPCASGGNPSGISGLSPQQGAQVLGISPEPAATVPTPPARRKHKTQESPSQKPKAHRTPCEAPETQVARAPAPSADRRSAAEGLNHNVEGKQGSSEPMDVEMWEEARTQTGRRTPMDVSAQMESTQEDVRTQGNVKQQVVGRMPMESTETDGRTQVGTVTQPEWESGHNQQPTAPDSYTAEVPQRRSSFRRPPMESSHPSLLRPEETQGPALRNAQGSMQSLTAPLGPEAGGRPVDREESRGPGEPVPSEMDKVPRPTEEPEISMEESSPMAEVTSGLSSGSHPTSPRSTKAPSIPRLKAVSLPKKNRQEEQVEGGHAGVAVMPHPEAAQAVGCSDPEAQPPCEASPRVGTPNPGHCAETEAVVSRGGVVGAQGESEPEVPGAELRAPSPVAPDSALIDSLKNYLLLLLKLSSAETDRSETEARGRPEGQQPPAGGPGPPDTLAPTVEIAGLSPRTSRKILERVENNHLIQSAQSLQLSPCTSRRLTGLLDQEVQSGHKALAAGKPLRRNPSPLTVPTIVVGEETQVPAPENSDKGATEESRVGESLWVSGDQGSLRMGKNKREEPCRDAELSGDNGGGLPGATPEELALGARRKRFLPKAKVSGDGEAPAPEDRESPTVSPRGSRKSLAPGSPLIPPKERHSPSQNRKMLEVPRSDDDSADPGSGPKGSGPDSELASEDGKQDEMAKPRKSKDLFKAPQVIRKIRVEQFPDASGSLKLWCQFFNILGDSVLTWAKDQLPVAEVERSAGDEGPAALAIVQASPRDCGVYQCTIRNEHGTDSTNFCLSPEVLSGFISREEVEVGEEIEMTPMVFAKGLADSGCWGDKLFGRLVSGELRGSGRGRGLRKASQAKVIYGLEPIFESGRTCVIKVPNLLVFGSSSENSLLGRNYDVTIQGCKIQNMSREYCKIFAAEARAVPGFGEVPEIIPLYLIYRPANNIPYATLEEYLGRPLEPYCARDWESGGLQAAPATSEAAQKCRTFQHWLYQWTNGSFLVTDLAGVDWKMTDVQIATKFKGYQGLKESCFPGLLEQFAVSHQCNAHCEMLGLKSLKSLETLYPTAKAKGSKSPSSGRKAPSSTQLSPQLQKKGHPSPQGPRKSTSSLKAIPRSPETADTQLNSQPAAQERGSKAQGM